A window of Trichoderma atroviride chromosome 3, complete sequence contains these coding sequences:
- a CDS encoding uncharacterized protein (TransMembrane:12 (i51-74o105-127i162-183o189-209i269-289o301-321i764-795o807-828i883-903o909-929i986-1011o1023-1044i)): MAAKDEKAVSLPASTDHLSIVLDTTSSANPVNKPIRSSFKHLFSFTRWNQAAPLTAALAASAAFAAIKSIYPIFLGKIFNIVSDFGAGRRSGNETLHEISHWSQILIGLGIVNCLSGSAFLSLWVTFGELQAKSVRQDIFKSLLSKNIAWQTRELQLATSQVFGFLVTDCIVSIVSLSIAFYYSWKLTLVLLATLPISLILLSLATRRLEPAIQAQKRDLETASKFATSSIKAIEIVKIFNGFDRELRQYHDAIMLASKQYLIQAQCNCFQMGYVAFWVVGIFVAGFWYGSILVDQGLSPGQVITTFFSILSAFQGIGALLPQWLVLSKGMFAGAFLSSLSTACDDEAAKENGGQIRPNSCTGNVDLIDVTFAYPSNPEKPVLNKSTFFFPAGQLTFIVGRSGSGKSTIGNLIAQFYDPSSGLICLDGYPLATLDRDWVRSNIALIQQLSVVFDDSLFNNVAVGHNDPEAATREAVGNACEFALLQSTLSNLPEGLNTRIGSNGHKLSGGQMQRVALARARIRDPAVLILDEVTSSLDQINRSLIIDAIRAWRRDKTTIIITHDISQIEDDELVYVMQDASLVQQGLRRQLANIATGAFASLARQASVESSPSTPSKSQMTDVTLSEDFEKAWERPNTDKRSEISAENASCYEIGKRQSSSSISEYFEPSRRFNASESCYRSSSESDFTMDFSHHYEYDEDPIYLFGKAERRSNISSLRVASNREQSPTVIKDLAAKQTAGKPSTLWSILETVWPVLTSKDRAIFLGGVVMCLISSAAKPVFSFCLSQLLAVLWLPENRTAEAKQKAIYLVITAVVDGTTTGMSHYIFERVGQSWVNAIRLEALKRILWQPKSWFDQDGNSASRINECLERNSEETRNIAGRFIPVVISVIGMITVSMIWAFITSWRLTIVTLSALPLVLGIVKGYTIISSKWEAKCNQGASDASAVFSETFVNIRVVRALMLEKYFGTKHQKLISHTFSLGLRRAGYTCGLFGLYQSMNYPMTALVFYYATVLLSKNDGTTVAKILQVINLLLFSIGTSTALLGSIPQMTMAKATATQLLAYATMPIESKESQSGIEVSTPLPVEVRNLQFAYSQSSPRVLHDVSFNITQGTCTAIVGSSGSGKSTIISLLMGLHRPSDDTQSLTYASIPLSKLDIQHLRSKMAYVSQTPHLFPATVTDNIIYSLPGDSPLRDSQNVQAAAKAAGIHDFITSLPQGYSTIVGDGGIALSGGQEQRLSIARALVRHPRLLILDEPTSALDAESTSMIRETICGLTERARQKESDMAIVMVTHTPEMMKICDRIVMIDSGVKVEEGSYEELMTAKGPFGHLISKGEWHGGE; this comes from the exons ATGGCtgcaaaagatgaaaaagcaGTATCGCTACCAGCCTCAACGGATCATCTGAGCATAGTTCTCGATACTACCTCATCTGCCAACCCCGTCAACAAGCCCATTCGCTCATCTTTCAAgcatctcttttccttcaccAGATGGAATCAAGCAGCGCCTCTTACTGCGGCCCTCGCTGCATCGGCTGCATTTGCTGCCATCAAGTCCATCTATCCCATCTTCTTGGGCAAGATCTTCAATATAGTATCCGATTTCGGTGCCGGTCGGCGCTCCGGCAATGAGACTTTGCACGAGATATCCCACTGGAGTCAGATATTGATCGGCCTTGGAATTGTGAACTGCCTCTCAGGCTCGGCTTTTCTATCACTCTGGGTCACCTTTGGAGAGCTTCAAGCCAAGTCTGTCCGACAGGATATCTTCAAGAGCTTACTGTCAAAGAATATCGCATG GCAAACTCGAGAACTTCAGCTCGCAACATCGCAGGTATTCGGCTTCCTAGTAACCGACTGCATTGTTTCCATCGTTTCCCTCTCGATAGCTTTCTACTATTCTTGGAAGCTCACTTTGGTGCTACTCGCAACCCTGCCCATATCCTTGATACTACTGTCTCTCGCAACTCGACGATTAGAGCCGGCTATCCAAGCTCAGAAGCGCGATTTGGAGACTGCATCAAAGTTTGCCACCTCATCCATAAAAGCCATAGAGATTGTGAAAATATTCAACGGATTCGACCGCGAGCTCCGGCAATACCATGACGCAATCATGCTAGCCAGCAAACAGTATTTGATACAAGCTCAATGCAACTGTTTCCAGATGGGATATGTTGCCTTCTGGGTTGTTGGCATATTCGTCGCGGGCTTCTGGTATGGCAGCATCCTCGTCGACCAAGGACTGAGTCCTGGCCAAGTTATTACCACCTTTTTCTCAATTCTTTCAGCATTCCAGGGAATTGGAGCGTTGCTCCCACAGTGGCTGGTTCTATCCAAAGGCATGTTTGCGGGTGCCTTTTTGTCATCTTTATCGACTGCATGTGATGACGAAGCTGCTAAAGAGAATGGAGGCCAAATTAGACCCAACTCTTGCACTGGCAATGTGGATCTAATAGAT GTCACCTTTGCCTATCCTTCCAACCCCGAAAAGCCCGTCCTCAATAAGTCAACATTCTTTTTCCCTGCCGGCCAACTCACATTCATCGTGGGAAGAAGCGGATCAGGGAAAAGCACAATCGGAAATCTTATTGCTCAATTCTATGACCCCTCGTCAGGCCTAATTTGTTTAGACGGGTACCCCTTGGCCACTTTGGATCGCGATTGGGTCCGATCCAACATTGCTTTGATCCAGCAATTGAGCGTCGTGTTCGACGATAGCCTTTTCAATAACGTAGCAGTCGGCCACAATGACCCTGAAGCAGCGACAAGAGAGGCCGTTGGCAATGCGTGCGAATTTGCGCTACTACAATCGACGCTCAGCAATCTTCCCGAGGGCCTCAACACTCGAATCGGTTCAAATGGACACAAATTGAGCGGAGGCCAAATGCAGAGGGTTGCACTTGCCAGAGCAAGAATTCGAGATCCGGCTGTACTTATCCTTGACGAAGTGACAAGCAGCCTGGATCAGATAAACCGGAGTCTGATAATAGATGCCATCAGAGCGTGGCGGCGAGACAAAAcaaccatcatcatcacacaTGATATTAGCCAAAtcgaagatgatgaactCGTATATGTCATGCAAGACGCCTCTTTAGTACAACAGGGATTGCGGCGACAGCTGGCCAACATCGCAACAGGCGCGTTTGCGTCTCTGGCCCGTCAGGCTTCCGTTGAATCATCTCCTTCTACACCGAGCAAATCACAGATGACTGATGTTACCTTAAGCGAAGATTTTGAAAAGGCCTGGGAAAGACCCAATACCGACAAAAGGTCAGAAATATCCGCCGAAAATGCATCCTGCTATGAAATTGGCAAGAGACAATCATCTAGCTCGATTAGCGAATACTTTGAGCCATCTCGAAGATTCAATGCATCAGAATCTTGCTATAGATCCTCTTCAGAGAGCGACTTCACCATGGACTTTTCTCATCATTACGAATACGACGAGGACCCAATCTACTTATTTGGAAAGGCAGAGCGCCGAAgcaacatctccagcttGCGAGTCGCTTCCAACCGTGAGCAGTCTCCAACCGTTATCAAAGATCTAGCTGCAAAACAAACGGCGGGAAAACCGAGCACGCTATGGTCAATCTTAGAAACCGTCTGGCCAGTGCTCACCTCAAAAGACCGCGCAATCTTCCTCGGTGGAGTTGTAATGTGTCTGATTagctctgcagcaaagcCAGTCTTTTCATTTTGTCTCTCCCAACTTCTAGCAGTATTGTGGCTACCAGAGAACAGGACGGCTGAAGCGAAACAAAAGGCAATCTATCTGGTAATCACGGCAGTTGTTGATGGTACCACGACTGGCATGAGCCATTACATTTTTGAGAGAGTTGGTCAATCCTGGGTGAATGCAATTCGTCTCGAGGCTCTAAAGAGAATTCTCTGGCAGCCGAAATCATGGTTCGATCAAGATGGAAACTCAGCCAGCAGGATCAACGAGTGTCTTGAAAGGAACTCGGAGGAAACTCGCAACATTGCCGGGCGATTCATTCCCGTCGTCATAAGCGTCATCGGGATGATTACGGTTTCCATGATATGGGCTTTCATAACGTCCTGGAGGCTAACTATCGTCACTCTTTCAGCCCTACCTTTAGTCCTTGGAATAGTCAAAGGCTACAccatcatcagcagcaagTGGGAAGCTAAATGCAATCAAGGAGCCTCGGATGCCAGCGCCGTCTTCAGCGAGACGTTTGTCAACATCCGCGTAGTGCGAGCGCTGATGCTTGAAAAGTACTTTGGCACAAAGCACCAAAAACTGATTTCTCACACCTTTAGCTTAGGCCTGAGAAGGGCAGGTTATACCTGTGGACTATTTGGGCTGTATCAGTCAATGAATTATCCCATGACCGCCTTGGTATTCTACTATGCCACAGTTTTGCTATCCAAAAACGATGGCACCACAGTAGCCAAGATACTGCAGGTGATCAACTTACTGCTATTCAGCATCGGAACTTCAACCGCTTTATTGGGCAGCATACCGCAAATGACCATGGCCAAAGCGACAGCAACACAGCTACTGGCCTACGCAACAATGCCGATAGAATCCAAAGAAAGCCAAAGCGGTATTGAGGTCTCAACCCCTCTACCTGTTGAGGTTAGAAATCTGCAATTTGCTTATTCGCAGTCGAGCCCACGCGTCCTCCATGATGTTTCTTTCAACATCACACAGGGAACTTGCACCGCCATAGTcggctcttctggctctggcaAATCCACAATCATATCTCTCCTCATGGGCCTCCATCGCCCTTCAGATGACACTCAATCTCTCACCTACGCAAGCATTCCGCTTTCCAAACTCGACATACAACACCTCCGCTCAAAAATGGCATACGTCTCCCAAACGCCACATCTCTTCCCCGCAACTGTCACAGACAACATAATCTACAGTCTCCCAGGCGACTCCCCCCTCAGAGACAGCCAAAACGTACAAGccgcagcaaaagcagcCGGCATTCACGACTTCATCACCTCTCTCCCCCAAGGCTACTCTACCATTGTAGGAGATGGTGGAATCGCTCTCTCAggcggccaagagcagcggctGAGCATCGCCCGGGCACTTGTCCGCCATCCCCGGCTTCTCATCTTGGACGAGCCGACGAGTGCTCTTGACGCCGAGTCGACGAGTATGATCCGCGAGACGATATGCGGTCTTACAGAGCGGGCGAGGCAGAAGGAGAGCGATATGGCCATTGTGATGGTTACGCATACGCCTGAAATGATGAAAATTTGTGATAGGATTGTCATGATTGACAGTGGTGTCAAGGTCGAAGAGGGTAGCTATGAAGAGCTGATGACAGCCAAGGGTCCTTTTGGGCATCTTATTAGCAAAGGCGAATGGCACGGTGGAGAGTAG